Below is a genomic region from Acidobacteriota bacterium.
GCGTTCCACCTCCCGTAGCGTCTCGGAGATCTCCGCCTCACGGGCCGAGCCCGCACCGAGGATGTCCTCCGCCGGCGGCGCCTCGACCAGCAGCAGGCGCCAGAGCTCCCCCCAGAGCAACGCCAGATGCGCTGCTTCCTCTCGTTCCTGATCCGAAAGATCCAATCCCTGCAGCTCCTTCAGCCCGGTCTCAGCCTCGGTCTTGAGCCCCGCGAGCTTGTCGGCGTAGCCAGGATCGGAGAGGCGGACGAGCTTGAGCGCCGAGTTCTCCACCTCCCCCACCAAACGCGCCTGATCCACCAGCAGCTCGAAGGATTGCAGCTGGTTGGCGAAGACCTCGCGGCCGGTGAAGACGGTGCGGCGCACCAACCCCACCTGGTAGATGAGCACGCCGATGAGCAGCACCAGCAGCACGGCGGATCCGAGGCCGATCTTGCTGGACACCCGCATCAGGAGTCCGCCCGGTCCTCGTAGGCCCGCAGCTTGTTGCGGATGGTCTTGACATCGAGGCCCAGACGCCGTGCCGCCTCCGCCTTGTTGTTGCCCACGTGCTCCAAGGTCTTGAGGATGAGAATGCGCTCGGCGTCCTCGGCGGTGACGCCGGAGGGCAGGACGATGGGGGTACGAGCCTGACCGTTGGGGCGGCGCACGTAGGGCGGCAGGTGGGCTGCCTCCAGCCACCCCTTGCGGCACAGGATGACGCCGCGCTCCACCACGTTGCGCAGCTCCCGCACGTTGCCCGGCCAGGGGTAGCCGCCCAGAGCTTCCAACGCTTCTTCCGACAGGCCTTGGACGTCGGTGCCGTGCTTGTCGTTGAATCGCTGGACGAAATGCTGCGCCAGCAAGGGCAGGTCGTCCAGCCGGCGGCGCAGCGGCGGCAGGGTGAGGGTGAAGACGTTCAGCCGGTAGAAGAGATCCTTGCGCAGCCGCCCCTCCTCCACCGCCGCGGCGGGCTCGCGGTTGGTAGCGGCGAGCACCCGGACGTCGAAGCGCACCTCCTTGCGGCCACCGATGCGGCGCACCTTTCCGTCCTCCAGAATGCGCAAGAGCTTGGGCTGCAGCGCCAGGGGCATCTCGCCGATCTCGTCCAGGAAGAGGGTCCCCTGGTGAGCCAGCTCGAAGCAGCCCGGGCGCGCATTGACGGCGCCGGTGAAGGCGCCCTTCTCGTGGCCGAAGACCTCGCTCTCCAGCAGGCCCTCGGGAATGGCAGCACTGTTGACGGCGACGAAGGGACCACCGGACCGATGGCTGAGCTCGTGGATGGTGCGCGCCGCCAGCTCCTTGCCGGTGCCGCTCTCGCCGGTGATGATGGCCGAGGCGTCGCTGCCGCCGAGGGTGCGGATGAGGCGATAGATGCGCCCCATGGGCCGGCTGGTCCCCACCAGCGAGCCGAGCCCCGCCCCCTGCTCCAGCCGCTCCGCCAGCCGCCGAGCCTGGGAGCGCTGGCCCGAGCTCTTGAGCACCGCATCGAGGGTGGAGCGCAGCTTGGAATAGTCCAGGGGCTTGGTGAGGAAGTCCTCCGCTCCTTCCTTCATCGCATCGACCGCGACGTCGATGGTGCCGTAGGCGGTCATCAGGATCACCGAGCGGGCAGGATTCCCCGCCTTCAGACTGCGCAGCAGCTCGAGGCCGGAAACTTCCGGCATCACCACGTCGGAGAGCACCACCGCCGGATCCAGCCGCTCCGCCAGCTCCTCGCCGCGACGGCCGGAGTCCGCCAGCTGCACGGAATACCCCCACTGCTGGAGGCGGATCTCCAAGACCTCGCGGATCGCCGGATCGTCGTCGACGACGAGGACCGTGGGGCTCGAACGGCTCATAAGCTCGGAGAAGGATCAAAAAACATCGCGGGTCGAAGTCCTCAGCACCCCGATTCAGAAATTCAATTCATTGCATAGCGAAATGCAAGAATTGCCAGAAGCAAGAATCGAC
It encodes:
- a CDS encoding sigma-54 dependent transcriptional regulator, with amino-acid sequence MSRSSPTVLVVDDDPAIREVLEIRLQQWGYSVQLADSGRRGEELAERLDPAVVLSDVVMPEVSGLELLRSLKAGNPARSVILMTAYGTIDVAVDAMKEGAEDFLTKPLDYSKLRSTLDAVLKSSGQRSQARRLAERLEQGAGLGSLVGTSRPMGRIYRLIRTLGGSDASAIITGESGTGKELAARTIHELSHRSGGPFVAVNSAAIPEGLLESEVFGHEKGAFTGAVNARPGCFELAHQGTLFLDEIGEMPLALQPKLLRILEDGKVRRIGGRKEVRFDVRVLAATNREPAAAVEEGRLRKDLFYRLNVFTLTLPPLRRRLDDLPLLAQHFVQRFNDKHGTDVQGLSEEALEALGGYPWPGNVRELRNVVERGVILCRKGWLEAAHLPPYVRRPNGQARTPIVLPSGVTAEDAERILILKTLEHVGNNKAEAARRLGLDVKTIRNKLRAYEDRADS